In Archaeoglobaceae archaeon, the sequence CCGGCATCGTAGCATCAACCATCGGCTCAGCAACGCTAAGATGCTTCCCACACTTCTGCGCAAGGTTTATGACAAAGGAATCAAGCTCATCCTCATCTTCAAACACGATGTTTGTTTTGAGGTTTGTATACTTACGGTGAAAAATGTAAATTGGAACTCTGTAGCCGTTGCAGGATATGTCCTCAATGTTTGGATCGAACATAAGTGGCGTGATGCGGTCGTACAGAATTGTTTTCTTCATTATATGATACAAAATCCGTGTGTAATCTGTCCCTTCAAGTTTAATTCTGAAATCGTCTAAAATCATGTTGACTTTCGATCTCAGAGTTCTGTATTTGTCTCTTACTTCTTGTGGTTTTACCGGGTAGTATTCCAGCTTTTGAACAACTTCTTTAACAAGATTCATTTCAGCCGGGGTTATCGGCGGCTCATAAACGAAATAACCATACTCATTTTCTTCGTCATTATAAAGTATGTGAGCACTCGCGAAAACGAAGCGAGAGAAGATAGGATATTCTTCAACTTTGAACCAGCCTTCAGGAGGTTTAAATTCCTGCATTAACTTTTTTGCAAGATTTTTTGAAGCCTCTTCGTCAAGCCATTCCTCTTTAGCACTTTTTTTGATTAAATCAAAAATACTTCTTTGTTCTTTACGGGTTTTTAGTTCAGTGGGTTGTTTTCTTATTCTGAATTTCGTTGCCATAACGTATCTTAAATCTTAAAGAATAAAAGATTTTCCCATTATTGTCATGAGGGTATGCAGTAGAAAATTTTATTTGCACACTACGAATTTTGAATTCCATGGCAAGAAAACCAGCGAGGATGTGGAGGAGAATAAAGAGACCATACACAAGAGTTGAATATATCGATGGCGCTCCTGGAACGAGAATAAAGATGTTTGACATGGGGAACTTACAGGCGGATTTCCCTGTCATGCTTACACTTGTAGCTAAAGATGCCGTTCAGATTAGAGATAATGCTCTCGAAGCTGCGAGAGTTATTGCAAATAAGTTCATCGCAAAATCCGCTGGTTCGAACAACTACAAGTTGAAGGTTCGAATTTATCCCCACCATATATTGAGGGAGCATAAAATGGCAGTCGGAGCTGGAGCGGACAGAGTTTCTCAGGGAATGAGAGCAGCTTACGGTCGCCCAGTTGGTAGAGCAGCACAGGTAAAGCCCGGAACGAAGCTCATGTCGATCTGGGTTAAGCCCGAGCATTTCGATTTTGCAAAGGAAGCCTTCAGAAGGGCTTCGATGAAATTGCCCACAGACACAAAAGTAATTGTCGAAAAGGGTGCTGAGCTACTTAAGGGTAAAATATAAAATTTTTATATGAATAGACCAGGGCACATAGGCTTAGCCCTTTTAATTCTTTCTCCACTTTTAGCAAAATTTGATCTGAATTCAATTCTTATTGCAGTCGCCTTGACTATTTCTCCTGATATAGACCTCGTGCTAAGGCTTGAACACCGAAAATATACTCATAACATAACTTTTGCCTCTCTTGTGGCAATAGGAGTTTTCATGTTCTCAAGGAACTTTTTGCTTGCTTTTTTAGTCCTGTTAAGCATCCTTGCACACCTAATTGCAGATCTTTTAACTGTGCAGAAATTTGCTCCTCTTTATCCATTCTCAAAGAAAAAATACGCCCTGAAGCTTTTTAAGTCAAACAATACTGCAATAAATACTGCAGTGCTTCTGCTTGGAATCGCTTCGTTTGCTTATTTCTCTAATTTGGATTTTTCAGCGTTTCTTAGAGATTTGACAAAGCTTATTTAGTTCTTGGATTGCTCTCATTATGGATACTCTCTTCACTCTCGATGTCGGCTCAACAACGCAAGATTTTTTGCTTTTTGCAGAGAAAAACCTTAGAAATTGCCCAAAAGCCATTCTGCCTTCTCCAACGAGGATTATTGCTAGAAAAATTGAGAGAGCAAATCAGGACTTATTCCTTTACGGCTACACGATGGGAGGAGGAGCGATAGCGAGAGCGGTGAAGAAACACATTGAGAAAGGATTTAGAGTTTTTGCAACGCAGAGATCTGCGTTAACTTTTGCGGACAATCTTGAAAAAGTTAGAGAAATGGGCGTTGTGATAACCGAAAGCTCAAGTGCCTTTAAGATTAAAACAGCAGACGTGGACATGGAGTTCTTTTCAAAGTTATTAGATCAAATCGGCTACTCGATGCCTCAGCTTTTTTCTGTAGCAGTCCAAGATCACGGATTTGCTCCGAATGAGAGCAACAGGGTTTTTAGATTCAGGATGTTCAGAAAAATAATTGAGAAGGAAAAGTATCTCGAGAGAATGCTTTTCAGCGAAAGAGAGCTACCGATAGAATTTAACAGAATGTTTGATGCTCTGCAATCGATAAAGGACTTCTGCGAAGGAGAAGTTTTCGTTACTGATACTTCTTTTGCAGCAATATCTGGCTTGGCTAATTTTTCCAAGCTTCCAGCATTGCTGATAAACTTTGGAAATTCCCATACGACTGCTGCAGTAATCGATAGGGATTGGGAAATCAAAGCAATCGTTGAGCACCACACGAACGTTCTCAGAGAGAAGGGGAGAGAATACACCCGATGGTTTTTTGAAAAATTCTTGGAAGGCAGTATTGATAACGAATACGTTCTCAACGACAATGGACATGGTTGCTACATTAGAGAAGTTCTTGATATCAAAAGCATTCTTTCGACTGGTCCAAATGCCCAGCTTGGAGGATATGAAGAGCTGAGAGGAGATCCTATGATTGTTGGAAATCTGGGAATGGCTTCCATGCTTATAAAGCGGAACGTTTGCGATCTTTATGCTCTTAGTAATTTGAGTAATTTTTAAATACTCCTAAAATTTTTAAAAATCATGCGAAAAGTTGGGTTAATTCCGTTAGCTGTGCTCTTTTTAATGCTCTATGCTCTCGGTGGCTATCTAAACATGCTTGCCCCGTTCAGCGGAACTTTATGGACTTTTGAAACAAAAAAAGAGGTCAAGAATCCTTACGGCAAGGTTGAGGTTTACTACGATGAATACGGTGTTCCGCACTTCGTTGCCACTGACGAAAAAGCTCTGGCTTTTGCAATTGGCTACATTCAGGCAAAAGACAGGCTTTTCCAGATGGATCTTCATAGAAGATTGATGAAGGGTGAGCTTAGCGAAGTCTTTGGTGAGGATTTCTATGAATCTGACGTTTTCCACAAGAAAATGGATTTCTTAAAGGCTGCTGAAATTACCTGGGAAGGTTTAAAGGACACTCACATCGGAGAATTGCTCAAAGCCTACAGTGAAGGCGTGAATTACTACATAGAGACTGAAAAACTGCCAGCAGAGTTTCAGCTCGCAAATTATAAGCCAGAAAAATGGCAACCAGTTGACACACTCCTTATAGCAAAGGAAATCGCTTGGGAGCTAACAGGAGATTTCTGGGATATTAGAAGGGCTTTAATCATAGAAAAACTTGGAGAAAAAGCTCTTGAGCTTTATCCAAGCTCTTTGGAGCATAACTATACGATACTCAGAATCAACAAATCATTTGCTGACTGGTTAAGCAATTTTGAATCTAAGAAAGGTTTAGGATCTAACAACTGGGTTGTTTCTGGCAAGTTCACGCAAAACGGAAAGCCAATGCTTGCTAACGACCCCCATCTGCTCTTAACAGTCCCGCCAGTTTGGTATGAGATGCATTTAAATCTTAACGGAATGAATGTCAGAGGTGTTGCTTTTCCAGGCATAGGAATGATCATAATAGGCAAAAACGACTATTTGGCTTGGGGATATACGAATGTCGGCGCGGATGTAATCGATTTCTACTACTACGTCTGGGACGGCGATAAATACCTATACAAGGGAAGTTGGCTTGAGCCTGAGAAAGAGATAAAGAAGATCAGGGTGAAGACTGCAAATGGAATTGAAGAAAGAGAAGTGATTGTTGAAAAAACAGTTCACGGAGCTCTTATCGAAAGGGATGGTTTTAAAGTTGCTGTTGCTTGGACTGGATTCACGAACACAACAGAAGCCCTTGCACTTTACAAATACAACTATGCAAAGAGTCTCGATGAATTCATCGAAGGGTTGAAGCTTTTCTGTGTTCCAGGGCAGAATGTTGTTTATGCAGACATCTACGGAAACACGATGTATTATCCCGCTGGAAAGTATCCAATTAGGCTTATAGATGGTAAAGAGGTTGCTGGAAATGTTTTATTCAACGGATCCGCTGGAGAAGGTGAATGGATCGGCTTCAAAGCTTTTGGCTTCTCAACTTGGGAAGGCTTTATACCATTTGAAGAAATCCCGCATGCGATAAATCCAGACTACATAGCCACTGCGAATCAGGAAATTGGATACTCAAAGCATTATCTTGGCGATTCAATGTATTTCATTGATCCCTATAGGGGAATGAGGATCTACGAGATGCTCGACAATCTCACCGCCAGCAAAAAGCTCACGGTAGAGGATTTCATGATGATGCAGAGAGATACAAAGTCAAAGGTTGCTGAGTTCTTCGTTCCTTTCATAATGGAAAGCTATGCTCTTATGGACGATAAAACGAAGGGCTACGCTGAAAAGCTCAAAAACTGGGATTTAAAGATGGAAAAGGATTCAGAAGGGGCTTTAATATTTGCCATATGGCTTGAATACTTCGTTAACGAGACCTTTGATGAGTTCTTCTCCGCTGGGCTCAGCAAAGAGTATTTGCCAAGCCTTTATGTTCTCCAGAATTTAGATCCCGATAGCGAGTGGTTCGACGACAAAAGGACTCCAGAGGTTGAAAAAAGGCAGGATATAGCGGTAAGAGCTTTAAAGCTCGCAGTTGAGGAAATCGAAAAGAAGGGCTACAGAGTTTATGGTGACTACAACCAGCTTAATATGGAGCATCCTTTCAGCAGGGTTGTAAAATTCTTCGATTATCCAAAGATTCCGATGAGCGGAGACGAAAACACGGTGTTCAATTTCCATCGAAGTATTGAGTTCGCTGGAGGCATTTATCAGGCGGGAAGTAGCTGGAGAATGATAGTGAGCTTCGATAAGGACTACTGCGTAATCCCGGGCGGAAATTCAGGAAACTTTTTCTCCAAACACTACGATGACCAGCTGTTTTTATGGGCAGAAGGGGAATACAAAAGCTTTGATTTCAGCTTGAGGGGTGATAGGATTGTCTTTGGCTAAATTCATTCCATTGGCATTAGCGATAGTGATATCGTTCTTCCACTGGATCGGCATTGTAATCACTGGCTTAATAATAGGCTTCATTTCAAAAAGCTACAAAAAGCCATAATCTTCTCATTACTGTTCGCCTTGGCATTCTGGCTCAGCTTCATACTCTACTCTGCAATCTTCGGGATCGCAGAAAGAATGCTAACATTACCACTTACTTACTTAAGCCTTGCAATGACTGCAATCCTTGCGGTGGTTTCGAGCACGCTAAGAGCTTTTAAGTAATTGAGTAATTTTATTTTAGCTTTTTGCAGAATTCCTCTATTTCTCTATTAACTTCCACTGGCTTTTCAAGCTGAACACAATGCCCGGCTTTTGGAACAACCACAAGCTTTGAATTTTTGATCAGTCTGTTTAATTCTTTGGACTTTCCGACTGGGAGTAGAGCATCTTTTTCGCCTACAATGATCAACGTAGGTTTCTCGATCTTCTTTGCAACCTCTCTCAGATCTATTTTGGTTAGAGTTTTGTAGCCGTTCATCGCTGAATACCGTGGAGTGTTTTCCAGCACTTGCTTTATCGCCCAATCCTTCAATTCCACTGCTTCTTTTGTAAATGATAAGTTTATGACAAGCTTTACAGAACTCTTATAGTTAATTTTTGAGAAGAACCTTGAAACTGGATAAAAGAGCTTGTGGAAAGTCTTTATCCTCGTTCCACCTCCGACTAAGACGAGGGCTTTAACTTTCTCTGGGTGTTCACTGCAGTATTTCATTGAGATCATTGTTCCAAAAGAGTGTCCTAAAAGCACAAAATCGCTCAGCTTTAGCGAATTAACCACTGCATCGAGATCGGAGACAAATTTGTCGAGTTTGTAATGCTCGTAGTCCTTCGGTTTATCAGACTTTCCATGACCCCGATTGTCAATAAATAAAATTGCATTCTTTCCTTCGAAATAAGCTCTCTGTTCCTTCCAGTAATTCATGTTTGCAGTCCATCCATGGACAAATACGAGAACTGGAGATTTGCCTTCCAAGAACTCGTAGTAAATCTTCAAACCATCGTTTTCAACAAATGGCATAATGAAACATAAGAAATAATTTTTTAAATTTTTTCCTCACAGGTTTTTAATCTGCAATTCCATAGCTAAGGATATGAAACAGATGAGTTCGTTCGACATCAAGGCTTGCGTTCAGGAACTTCAGAAGCTTTTAGGCGGTAAGGTTGAAAAGATCTATCACTATCCTCCCGATGAAATCCGAATTAAGATCTATGCGGGAGATAAGTTTGATCTGATCATCGAAGCGGGGAAAAGAGTTCATCTCACGAAGTTTCCCAAAGAAAGTCCGAAGTTTCCAACGCCATTTGCAATGCTACTTAGAAAGCATCTTGAAGGAGCAAGGATAAAGGCTATAGAGCAAAAAGACTTTGATAGAATCATTGAGTTTCATTTTGAGCGGGAAAAGGAAAAGAAGATCGTTGCAGAATTATTTTCAAGAGGTAATATAATACTCATGGAAGAAGATCGGGTTATCATGCCTTTAAAGGAGATCAGAACACAAAGTTCTGAAAGAAAGCTGGACGAGAGCAAAGATGTTGTTCGATATCTCGCGAATTCCGGACTTGGAGGTCTTTATGCTGAGGAAGTCTGTTTGAGGACTGGAATAGACAAGAAAAAGAAGT encodes:
- a CDS encoding secretion system protein E codes for the protein MATKFRIRKQPTELKTRKEQRSIFDLIKKSAKEEWLDEEASKNLAKKLMQEFKPPEGWFKVEEYPIFSRFVFASAHILYNDEENEYGYFVYEPPITPAEMNLVKEVVQKLEYYPVKPQEVRDKYRTLRSKVNMILDDFRIKLEGTDYTRILYHIMKKTILYDRITPLMFDPNIEDISCNGYRVPIYIFHRKYTNLKTNIVFEDEDELDSFVINLAQKCGKHLSVAEPMVDATMP
- the rplJ gene encoding 50S ribosomal protein L16, with protein sequence MARKPARMWRRIKRPYTRVEYIDGAPGTRIKMFDMGNLQADFPVMLTLVAKDAVQIRDNALEAARVIANKFIAKSAGSNNYKLKVRIYPHHILREHKMAVGAGADRVSQGMRAAYGRPVGRAAQVKPGTKLMSIWVKPEHFDFAKEAFRRASMKLPTDTKVIVEKGAELLKGKI
- a CDS encoding metal-dependent hydrolase, whose protein sequence is MNRPGHIGLALLILSPLLAKFDLNSILIAVALTISPDIDLVLRLEHRKYTHNITFASLVAIGVFMFSRNFLLAFLVLLSILAHLIADLLTVQKFAPLYPFSKKKYALKLFKSNNTAINTAVLLLGIASFAYFSNLDFSAFLRDLTKLI
- a CDS encoding DUF1786 family protein; translation: MDTLFTLDVGSTTQDFLLFAEKNLRNCPKAILPSPTRIIARKIERANQDLFLYGYTMGGGAIARAVKKHIEKGFRVFATQRSALTFADNLEKVREMGVVITESSSAFKIKTADVDMEFFSKLLDQIGYSMPQLFSVAVQDHGFAPNESNRVFRFRMFRKIIEKEKYLERMLFSERELPIEFNRMFDALQSIKDFCEGEVFVTDTSFAAISGLANFSKLPALLINFGNSHTTAAVIDRDWEIKAIVEHHTNVLREKGREYTRWFFEKFLEGSIDNEYVLNDNGHGCYIREVLDIKSILSTGPNAQLGGYEELRGDPMIVGNLGMASMLIKRNVCDLYALSNLSNF
- a CDS encoding penicillin acylase family protein, with the translated sequence MRKVGLIPLAVLFLMLYALGGYLNMLAPFSGTLWTFETKKEVKNPYGKVEVYYDEYGVPHFVATDEKALAFAIGYIQAKDRLFQMDLHRRLMKGELSEVFGEDFYESDVFHKKMDFLKAAEITWEGLKDTHIGELLKAYSEGVNYYIETEKLPAEFQLANYKPEKWQPVDTLLIAKEIAWELTGDFWDIRRALIIEKLGEKALELYPSSLEHNYTILRINKSFADWLSNFESKKGLGSNNWVVSGKFTQNGKPMLANDPHLLLTVPPVWYEMHLNLNGMNVRGVAFPGIGMIIIGKNDYLAWGYTNVGADVIDFYYYVWDGDKYLYKGSWLEPEKEIKKIRVKTANGIEEREVIVEKTVHGALIERDGFKVAVAWTGFTNTTEALALYKYNYAKSLDEFIEGLKLFCVPGQNVVYADIYGNTMYYPAGKYPIRLIDGKEVAGNVLFNGSAGEGEWIGFKAFGFSTWEGFIPFEEIPHAINPDYIATANQEIGYSKHYLGDSMYFIDPYRGMRIYEMLDNLTASKKLTVEDFMMMQRDTKSKVAEFFVPFIMESYALMDDKTKGYAEKLKNWDLKMEKDSEGALIFAIWLEYFVNETFDEFFSAGLSKEYLPSLYVLQNLDPDSEWFDDKRTPEVEKRQDIAVRALKLAVEEIEKKGYRVYGDYNQLNMEHPFSRVVKFFDYPKIPMSGDENTVFNFHRSIEFAGGIYQAGSSWRMIVSFDKDYCVIPGGNSGNFFSKHYDDQLFLWAEGEYKSFDFSLRGDRIVFG
- a CDS encoding alpha/beta hydrolase; this encodes MPFVENDGLKIYYEFLEGKSPVLVFVHGWTANMNYWKEQRAYFEGKNAILFIDNRGHGKSDKPKDYEHYKLDKFVSDLDAVVNSLKLSDFVLLGHSFGTMISMKYCSEHPEKVKALVLVGGGTRIKTFHKLFYPVSRFFSKINYKSSVKLVINLSFTKEAVELKDWAIKQVLENTPRYSAMNGYKTLTKIDLREVAKKIEKPTLIIVGEKDALLPVGKSKELNRLIKNSKLVVVPKAGHCVQLEKPVEVNREIEEFCKKLK